A single genomic interval of Gammaproteobacteria bacterium harbors:
- a CDS encoding cytochrome ubiquinol oxidase subunit I, with translation MISETVVDLSRLQFAITAMYHFLFVPLTLGLAWILVIMESVYVMTGKEIYKDMTRFWGKLFGINFALGVTTGITMEFQFGTNWAYYSHYVGDIFGVPLAIEGLMAFFLESTFVGLFFFGWDRLSKRGHLAVTVLVALGSNLSALWILIANGWMQFPTGAEFNYQTMRMEMTSFADIFFNPVAQVKFVHTVAAGYVTGAMFVLGISAYYMLKGRDLPFARRSFAIASAFGLASVLSVIVLGDESGYEIGAVQKTKLAVIEAEWETHEPPAAFTLFGFPDQERQTTDYAVKIPYALGLIATRSVDEEITGIKDIIAANEQRIRGGIIAYDALQKLRAGDDSAAVKDTFEEYKADLGYGLLLKRYHADVVGADDAQIQQAALESIPRVAPMFWVFRFMVAVGFLMLLLFVVTFYYCARRQVQQKRWILRAALYSIPLPWLAAEAGWFVAEYGRQPWAIGEVLPTHLATSTLETGDLIFSLSGFIGFYTLLLIVELYLMFKYARLGPSSLKTGRYHEEAGGGGAAMAYQPQAQRDI, from the coding sequence ATGATAAGTGAAACGGTAGTTGATCTCTCCCGCCTGCAATTCGCCATAACCGCGATGTATCACTTCCTGTTCGTGCCCCTCACTCTCGGGCTGGCCTGGATCCTGGTGATCATGGAGTCGGTGTACGTCATGACCGGCAAGGAGATCTACAAGGACATGACCCGCTTCTGGGGCAAGCTCTTCGGCATCAATTTTGCCCTCGGTGTCACCACCGGCATCACAATGGAATTCCAGTTCGGTACCAACTGGGCGTATTACTCACACTACGTCGGCGATATCTTCGGCGTACCGCTCGCGATCGAAGGTCTGATGGCCTTCTTTCTCGAATCGACCTTTGTCGGCCTGTTCTTCTTCGGCTGGGACCGCCTGAGCAAACGCGGGCACCTGGCCGTGACGGTGCTGGTCGCGCTGGGCTCGAACCTGTCCGCGCTGTGGATCCTGATCGCGAACGGCTGGATGCAGTTTCCCACGGGCGCGGAATTCAACTATCAGACCATGCGCATGGAGATGACGAGCTTCGCGGACATCTTCTTCAATCCGGTGGCACAGGTGAAGTTCGTACATACGGTCGCCGCGGGGTACGTGACCGGCGCCATGTTCGTGCTCGGCATCAGCGCCTATTACATGCTGAAAGGGCGCGACCTGCCCTTCGCGCGGCGCTCATTCGCCATCGCCTCGGCGTTCGGCCTTGCGTCGGTTCTCTCCGTGATCGTGCTGGGCGACGAAAGCGGCTACGAGATCGGCGCGGTGCAGAAGACCAAGCTTGCGGTGATCGAGGCCGAATGGGAGACGCACGAGCCTCCCGCCGCGTTCACCCTGTTCGGTTTTCCGGACCAGGAACGGCAGACCACCGATTACGCCGTGAAAATACCCTATGCCCTCGGCCTGATTGCCACGCGGTCGGTGGATGAGGAGATCACGGGCATCAAGGACATCATCGCCGCCAACGAGCAGCGCATCCGCGGTGGCATTATCGCCTATGACGCCTTGCAGAAACTGCGCGCCGGCGACGATTCCGCCGCGGTCAAGGATACCTTCGAGGAATACAAGGCCGACCTTGGCTACGGGCTGCTGCTCAAGCGGTATCATGCGGATGTAGTCGGGGCGGACGACGCGCAGATCCAACAGGCGGCCCTCGAGTCCATCCCGCGCGTCGCGCCAATGTTCTGGGTCTTCAGGTTCATGGTGGCGGTGGGGTTCCTGATGCTGTTGCTGTTCGTGGTCACCTTTTACTACTGTGCGCGGCGCCAGGTGCAGCAGAAGCGCTGGATACTGCGCGCGGCGCTGTACAGTATCCCCCTGCCCTGGCTCGCCGCCGAGGCGGGCTGGTTCGTCGCGGAATACGGCCGCCAGCCCTGGGCGATCGGTGAGGTGCTGCCGACGCACCTTGCGACATCGACCCTCGAGACCGGGGACCTGATCTTCAGCCTGTCCGGGTTCATAGGGTTCTACACGCTGCTGCTGATCGTCGAGCTCTATCTGATGTTCAAGTATGCGCGGCTGGGCCCGAGCTCGCTGAAGACCGGCCGCTACCATGAAGAAGCAGGCGGCGGGGGGGCGGCCATGGCCTACCAGCCGCAGGCGCAGCGGGACATCTGA
- the cydB gene encoding cytochrome d ubiquinol oxidase subunit II: MIFDYETLKLIWWLFVGVLLIGFALTDGFDLGVGTLLPFLGRTDTERRVIINSIGPTWDGNQVWFITAGGAVFAAWPAVYAAAFSGFYVALLLVLFALFFRPVGFDYRSKLEDPRWRSAWDWALFAGGAVPALVFGVAFGNLLQGVPFHYDDMLRSSYTGSFFGLLNPFALLAGVVSLSMLIMHGAVYLQLRTEGTIYARAKTAARLAGGVMIAAFLLAGVWLYMGVEGYRLVAMPAADAMPGILGKTVERTAGAWFENYARYPWMMLAPVLGVAGAVLALVLSARDRPGTAFVFSGLSLAGVILTAGLSMFPFILPSSTRPGHSLTAWDATSSHLTLTWMFWATLLFLPIVIAYTSWVYRVMRGKVTERSIEEKGHSLY, encoded by the coding sequence ATGATATTCGACTATGAAACGCTCAAGCTGATCTGGTGGCTGTTCGTCGGCGTGCTGCTGATCGGTTTTGCACTCACCGACGGCTTCGATCTCGGGGTCGGCACCCTGCTGCCGTTCCTCGGCAGGACCGATACGGAGCGCCGCGTCATCATCAATTCCATCGGCCCCACCTGGGACGGCAACCAGGTGTGGTTCATTACCGCGGGCGGCGCGGTGTTCGCCGCATGGCCGGCCGTCTACGCCGCGGCGTTCTCCGGGTTTTACGTTGCGCTGCTGCTGGTCCTGTTCGCGCTCTTCTTCCGGCCGGTTGGATTCGATTACCGCAGCAAGCTGGAGGATCCGCGCTGGCGGAGCGCATGGGACTGGGCGCTGTTCGCCGGCGGGGCGGTCCCGGCTCTTGTCTTCGGTGTCGCCTTCGGCAACCTGCTGCAGGGGGTGCCGTTTCATTACGATGACATGCTGCGCTCGAGTTATACCGGTTCGTTCTTCGGGTTGCTCAATCCCTTCGCACTGCTGGCCGGCGTCGTCAGCCTGAGTATGCTGATCATGCACGGCGCCGTCTACCTTCAGCTGCGCACCGAGGGGACGATCTATGCGCGCGCCAAGACGGCCGCGCGCCTCGCGGGCGGCGTGATGATCGCGGCGTTCCTGCTCGCCGGCGTCTGGCTCTATATGGGCGTGGAGGGCTACCGCCTGGTGGCCATGCCGGCAGCGGACGCCATGCCCGGCATCCTCGGCAAGACAGTAGAGCGCACGGCAGGCGCCTGGTTCGAGAACTACGCGCGCTATCCGTGGATGATGCTTGCGCCCGTGCTCGGGGTGGCCGGTGCAGTCCTGGCGCTGGTGCTGTCCGCCAGGGACAGGCCCGGTACCGCCTTCGTCTTCAGCGGCCTGTCGCTCGCCGGTGTGATACTCACCGCAGGATTATCCATGTTTCCGTTCATCCTGCCGTCCTCGACCCGGCCCGGACACAGCCTGACGGCCTGGGACGCCACCTCGAGCCACCTGACCCTGACCTGGATGTTCTGGGCGACGCTGCTCTTTCTGCCGATCGTGATCGCCTACACGAGCTGGGTCTACCGGGTGATGCGCGGCAAGGTGACGGAACGCTCGATCGAGGAAAAGGGACATTCGCTTTATTGA
- the cydX gene encoding cytochrome bd-I oxidase subunit CydX, which produces MWYFTWILGVSLAVALGVINAMWLESTCKLD; this is translated from the coding sequence ATGTGGTATTTCACATGGATACTGGGGGTCAGTCTCGCCGTTGCGCTGGGCGTCATCAACGCGATGTGGCTGGAATCGACGTGCAAGCTCGACTGA
- a CDS encoding NAD(P)/FAD-dependent oxidoreductase, whose product MAHIVILGAGTGGMPAAYEAREALDKSHKITVINATDYFQFVPSNPWIAVGWRKRPDITFPIRPYLERKGIDFIADSVTEIDAAGSTVRLSRGETVKYDYLIIATGPKLSFDEIPGIGPEGHTQSVCTVDHAEKAYGAYQEFLRNPGHAVIGAVQGASCFGPAYEFAFIVDADLRKRKQRDRVPMTYVTSEPYIGHLGLGGVGDSKGMLESEMRERHIKWITNAKVTRVEAGKMFIDEHNDAGQVIKQHELDFKFSMLLPAFKGVDAVARVEGLCNPRGFVIVDKHQRSPKYQNIYSAGVCIAIPPVEQTPVPTGTPKTGYMIESMVTAIVHNIEEELTGRSPTHTGTWNAICLADMGDTGAAFVALPQIPPRNVNWFKKGKWVHVAKIAFEKYFIRKMKKGTSEPIYEKYMLKALGIERLK is encoded by the coding sequence ATGGCGCATATCGTCATTCTGGGTGCGGGGACCGGCGGCATGCCGGCAGCATACGAGGCGCGCGAGGCGCTGGACAAGTCGCACAAGATCACCGTAATCAACGCGACGGATTACTTCCAGTTCGTCCCTTCCAATCCGTGGATCGCCGTCGGCTGGCGCAAGCGCCCCGATATCACGTTTCCGATCCGTCCATACCTTGAACGCAAGGGCATCGATTTCATCGCCGACTCCGTCACCGAGATCGATGCCGCTGGCAGCACGGTCAGGCTCTCGCGCGGGGAGACCGTAAAGTACGACTACCTGATCATCGCCACCGGTCCCAAGCTGTCCTTCGACGAGATTCCCGGCATCGGACCCGAGGGTCATACCCAATCCGTGTGCACCGTCGACCACGCCGAGAAGGCCTACGGCGCCTATCAGGAGTTCCTCCGGAACCCAGGCCATGCCGTGATCGGCGCGGTACAGGGGGCAAGCTGTTTCGGTCCGGCCTACGAGTTCGCCTTCATCGTCGATGCTGACCTGCGCAAGCGGAAGCAGCGCGACAGGGTGCCGATGACCTACGTCACCAGCGAGCCCTACATCGGGCACCTGGGGCTGGGCGGCGTCGGCGATTCCAAGGGCATGCTTGAGAGCGAGATGCGCGAGCGTCACATCAAATGGATCACCAACGCCAAGGTGACGCGGGTTGAGGCGGGCAAGATGTTCATCGACGAGCACAACGACGCGGGCCAGGTTATCAAGCAACATGAGCTTGACTTCAAGTTCTCCATGCTGCTTCCGGCCTTCAAGGGCGTCGACGCGGTGGCCAGGGTTGAAGGGCTGTGCAATCCGCGTGGCTTCGTCATCGTCGACAAGCACCAGCGCAGCCCCAAGTACCAGAACATCTACTCCGCCGGCGTGTGCATCGCGATCCCTCCGGTCGAGCAGACGCCGGTGCCGACCGGCACGCCCAAGACCGGGTACATGATCGAGTCGATGGTCACCGCCATCGTGCACAACATCGAGGAGGAGCTGACGGGCCGTTCTCCCACGCATACGGGCACCTGGAACGCCATCTGCCTGGCCGACATGGGCGATACCGGCGCCGCCTTCGTGGCGCTGCCGCAGATTCCGCCGCGCAACGTCAACTGGTTTAAGAAGGGAAAGTGGGTGCATGTAGCCAAGATTGCCTTCGAGAAATATTTCATCCGCAAGATGAAGAAGGGGACCTCGGAGCCCATATACGAGAAGTACATGCTGAAGGCGCTCGGGATCGAACGCCTGAAATAG
- a CDS encoding MBL fold metallo-hydrolase: protein MATLQFLGATGQVTGSCYLIETARSRILLECGMFQGDAQTEEANRRAFAFDPCDIDAVILSHAHLDHSGLLPRLTREGFRGPVYATPATHDLVALMLKDAAHLEEKDTEWENKIRRRAGRQAIAPLYTLADVETVLGLRHPVSYDIRHRLSPDLEFRFRDAGHILGSAIVELWIRTDGDTKKLVFSGDLGNRDSFLLRDPAKVDEADIVLMESTYGDRDHRPTAETVEEFKQALKAAAHSGGNVLIPAFAVGRTQEILYLLGQFYQADELPQRAVFLDSPMAIAATEIYHDHMTLFNREEIAELHRADAANLHAWLPVLRTSRSAEESMAINQITGGAIIIAGSGMCNGGRIRHHLKYNLWRAEAHVIFVGFQARGTPGRALVDGSQQIRLLGNEIAVKARIHTLGGFSAHAGQRQLLDWTRGFAAQRPRMYLVHGETEKAAILRDRIREETGLEARLPEPGERIDI, encoded by the coding sequence ATGGCGACACTGCAGTTTCTGGGCGCGACCGGACAGGTAACGGGCTCCTGTTACCTGATCGAGACCGCGCGCTCGCGCATCCTGCTCGAATGCGGCATGTTCCAGGGCGACGCACAGACCGAGGAGGCCAACCGGCGCGCATTCGCCTTCGACCCGTGCGACATCGACGCGGTGATCCTGTCGCACGCACATCTCGACCATTCGGGCCTGCTGCCGCGGCTCACGCGGGAAGGCTTCCGCGGACCGGTCTACGCGACGCCCGCGACACACGACCTGGTGGCCCTGATGCTGAAGGACGCGGCCCATCTGGAGGAAAAGGACACCGAGTGGGAGAACAAGATCCGCCGCCGCGCCGGCAGGCAGGCCATCGCCCCGCTTTATACGCTCGCCGACGTGGAGACGGTGCTCGGCCTGCGCCACCCTGTCTCCTACGATATCCGCCACCGGCTGTCCCCCGACCTGGAGTTCCGGTTCCGCGACGCCGGGCACATCCTCGGCTCGGCCATCGTCGAATTGTGGATCAGGACGGATGGCGACACGAAGAAACTGGTCTTTTCCGGCGACCTCGGCAACAGGGATTCCTTCCTGCTGCGCGATCCGGCCAAGGTCGACGAGGCCGACATCGTGCTGATGGAGTCAACCTACGGCGACCGCGATCACCGCCCGACGGCCGAAACCGTGGAGGAATTCAAACAGGCACTGAAGGCCGCCGCGCACAGCGGAGGCAACGTGCTGATACCCGCGTTCGCAGTGGGTCGCACGCAGGAGATCCTCTACCTGCTCGGGCAGTTCTATCAGGCGGACGAACTGCCGCAGCGCGCGGTATTCCTCGACAGCCCGATGGCGATCGCGGCGACCGAGATCTACCACGACCATATGACGCTGTTCAACCGGGAAGAGATCGCCGAACTGCACCGCGCCGATGCCGCCAACCTGCATGCCTGGCTGCCGGTGCTGCGCACCTCGCGCTCGGCCGAGGAATCCATGGCGATCAATCAGATCACCGGGGGTGCCATCATCATCGCCGGCAGCGGGATGTGCAATGGCGGACGCATCCGCCATCACCTCAAGTACAATCTGTGGCGCGCCGAGGCGCACGTGATCTTCGTCGGTTTCCAGGCCCGGGGCACGCCGGGGCGCGCACTGGTCGACGGCTCGCAGCAGATACGCCTGCTGGGAAACGAGATCGCGGTGAAGGCGCGCATCCACACCCTCGGAGGATTCTCCGCCCACGCGGGTCAGCGGCAGTTGCTCGACTGGACGCGCGGCTTCGCGGCGCAGCGGCCGCGCATGTACCTGGTACACGGGGAAACGGAAAAGGCCGCCATATTGCGCGACCGCATCCGCGAGGAGACCGGGCTGGAGGCGCGCCTGCCGGAACCGGGCGAGCGCATCGACATATAA
- a CDS encoding mechanosensitive ion channel family protein: MEKIMELISQVRWETMLFSSFRITLILVIGWIALTAVKIGLRRMEAMLIERAKGEGEFMGEAVKRAETLAKLVRQAAIIVIWVMLILMILREVGVEIAPILASAGVVGLAVGFGAQNLVRDLITGFFMILENQVRVGDVAIVNGTGGLVERINLRTIVLRDLSGVVHVFPNGTINTLANVTREWSAYVFTVGVAYKEDTDRVVDVMRRVGADLKQDEAFGPLMVEDIEIFGVDEFADSAVNIKGRIKTLPIKQWDVGREYLRRVKKAFDREGIEIPFPHRSIYFGEMSKPFALQLVNGATPEPAHRKGRCLSAAFPRERDPPGTEPMLVSAERFAAHVPPPVSGDSGYMKQTGVCDEACSCSGDDDDSDGFGGGHFPGARRGRDAAGVER; this comes from the coding sequence ATGGAGAAAATCATGGAACTGATCAGTCAGGTGCGCTGGGAGACGATGCTGTTTTCGTCATTCCGGATCACCCTGATCCTGGTCATCGGCTGGATCGCGCTCACTGCGGTCAAGATCGGGCTGCGCCGCATGGAGGCCATGCTGATTGAGCGGGCGAAGGGCGAGGGCGAGTTCATGGGCGAGGCGGTCAAGCGCGCGGAGACGCTCGCCAAGCTGGTCCGCCAGGCAGCCATCATCGTGATATGGGTCATGCTGATCCTGATGATACTGCGCGAGGTCGGCGTGGAGATCGCGCCGATCCTGGCGAGCGCCGGCGTCGTCGGCCTGGCCGTCGGCTTCGGCGCACAGAATCTGGTGCGTGACCTGATCACGGGGTTCTTCATGATCCTTGAGAATCAGGTGCGCGTGGGGGACGTCGCGATAGTCAACGGGACCGGTGGGCTGGTGGAGAGGATCAACCTGCGCACCATCGTGCTGCGCGACCTGTCCGGTGTCGTCCACGTGTTTCCCAACGGCACCATCAATACACTCGCCAACGTGACGCGGGAATGGTCGGCCTATGTGTTTACGGTCGGCGTCGCCTACAAGGAGGACACCGACAGGGTGGTGGACGTGATGCGCCGCGTCGGAGCGGATCTGAAACAGGATGAAGCTTTCGGTCCGCTCATGGTGGAGGACATCGAGATCTTCGGCGTGGACGAATTCGCCGATTCCGCCGTCAATATCAAGGGCCGCATCAAGACCCTGCCCATCAAGCAGTGGGATGTGGGAAGGGAGTACCTGCGCCGCGTCAAGAAAGCCTTCGATCGCGAAGGCATCGAGATTCCTTTCCCGCACCGCTCAATCTACTTCGGAGAGATGAGCAAACCGTTCGCGCTGCAGCTGGTCAACGGCGCCACCCCCGAGCCGGCGCACCGCAAGGGGCGATGCCTGAGCGCAGCGTTTCCCCGCGAACGGGATCCTCCGGGCACTGAACCCATGCTCGTGTCCGCAGAGCGGTTCGCGGCGCACGTGCCTCCCCCTGTGTCCGGGGATTCCGGGTATATGAAACAAACAGGAGTATGTGATGAAGCTTGCAGCTGCAGCGGTGACGATGATGACAGTGATGGTTTCGGCGGCGGGCATTTCCCCGGCGCACGCCGAGGACGAGACGCCGCCGGGGTGGAGCGGTGA
- a CDS encoding DUF481 domain-containing protein — protein sequence MVSAAGISPAHAEDETPPGWSGDAGLGFVSTTGNTETETISAKTTLVYGAAPWKNTAKLDLLKGSDNDETNADRVTVSGKSERNLSEASYLFGLINYEDDEFSGYDYRASETLGYGRRLLRGETVTLNAEAGLGARQDKLSATGGSEDDGIVRLAGLLEWRISPSATFTQELEGEGGGGLTVTRSLSTLSAQVVGNLAAKLGVRITHTSDVPPDIDMTDTETSTTLVYEF from the coding sequence ATGGTTTCGGCGGCGGGCATTTCCCCGGCGCACGCCGAGGACGAGACGCCGCCGGGGTGGAGCGGTGACGCCGGCCTGGGTTTCGTTTCCACGACGGGCAACACCGAGACCGAGACGATCAGTGCCAAAACCACGCTGGTCTACGGGGCCGCACCCTGGAAAAACACGGCGAAACTCGATCTTCTGAAAGGCAGCGACAATGACGAGACCAATGCCGATCGTGTGACCGTTTCCGGAAAGTCAGAGCGCAACCTGAGCGAGGCGAGTTATCTGTTCGGCCTGATCAACTACGAAGACGATGAGTTCAGCGGGTACGACTATCGCGCCAGTGAAACGCTCGGTTATGGCCGTCGCCTGCTGCGGGGCGAGACCGTTACGCTGAACGCCGAAGCCGGTCTGGGTGCGCGCCAGGACAAGTTGAGCGCTACGGGCGGGAGCGAGGATGACGGCATCGTACGTCTCGCCGGTCTGCTCGAGTGGCGCATCAGTCCTTCCGCCACGTTTACCCAGGAGCTGGAAGGCGAAGGCGGCGGCGGGCTCACCGTGACCCGCTCCCTGTCCACCCTCTCGGCGCAGGTCGTGGGGAATCTCGCGGCCAAGCTTGGCGTCAGGATCACCCATACTTCCGATGTTCCGCCCGACATCGACATGACGGACACCGAAACGTCCACCACCCTGGTGTACGAATTCTGA
- a CDS encoding sel1 repeat family protein: protein MRRSVLFIQCAVIFLITIRASAAEHATLSVEAALAEAVHGSASAQYQLGNRYLNGDGVAQNFTDSARWFRLAAENGHTEAQLTLGLMYESGVGVEQDVVRSIDWILMSAQAGLPGAQYKLARMYAYGAGVTVDAAAAAGWYAGAAAGGVVEAQYELGLAYLNGRGVGRDMEQAVEWLLTAAAAEYADAQYLLGTLYMEGIGVPRDYYAAMEWFFHAARQGHGDAQYHIGMMYAQGIGVMRQDAKAELWLRRAASGGHELAQRGLEELIRRRVENLGNYPLPDLRRVRGSLFG from the coding sequence ATGCGGCGTTCGGTTCTGTTCATCCAATGTGCAGTGATCTTCCTGATAACGATACGGGCGTCCGCGGCCGAACACGCGACATTGTCTGTCGAGGCCGCGTTGGCCGAGGCGGTGCATGGTTCTGCCAGCGCACAGTACCAGCTCGGCAACCGCTATCTGAACGGCGACGGGGTCGCGCAGAATTTCACCGATTCGGCCCGCTGGTTCCGCCTTGCCGCGGAGAATGGACATACCGAAGCCCAGCTTACGCTCGGCCTGATGTATGAGTCGGGTGTGGGAGTGGAACAGGACGTCGTGCGGTCGATCGACTGGATCCTGATGTCGGCGCAGGCAGGGCTGCCTGGTGCCCAATACAAGCTCGCGCGGATGTACGCCTATGGCGCCGGCGTCACGGTGGATGCCGCGGCGGCGGCCGGATGGTATGCCGGGGCCGCGGCGGGCGGCGTCGTCGAGGCGCAGTATGAGCTTGGGCTAGCCTATCTGAATGGCCGCGGTGTCGGGCGTGACATGGAGCAGGCCGTCGAGTGGCTGCTTACCGCCGCCGCAGCCGAATACGCCGATGCGCAATATCTGCTCGGCACCTTATACATGGAGGGTATCGGCGTGCCGCGCGATTATTATGCGGCGATGGAATGGTTTTTTCACGCGGCGCGCCAGGGCCACGGCGACGCCCAGTACCACATCGGCATGATGTACGCGCAGGGCATCGGCGTCATGCGGCAGGATGCCAAGGCGGAGCTCTGGCTGCGCCGGGCGGCGTCCGGCGGGCATGAACTGGCACAGCGCGGACTTGAGGAGCTGATCCGGCGCCGGGTCGAGAATCTGGGAAATTACCCTTTGCCCGATCTGCGGCGGGTGCGGGGGAGTTTGTTCGGTTGA
- a CDS encoding DUF1722 domain-containing protein, producing MEHNRDTPAPDVPRITLGISSCLLGETVRFDGNHKYNGYIAETLGQVFEFRPYCPEVAIGLGVPRPPIRLVATPDGTRARGVDDPTRDVTAALTDCGLRFAAQLDGISGYLFKKGSPSCGMERVRRYSEEGQPVPGDGAGIFARTLMAQCPELPAEEEGRLMDPVLRENFVERVFVYHRWQQLGRGGLTAAGLVDFHTRHKFILLAHDEPAYRALGRLVAQAGARPIPGLGREYLGAIMAALKKPARAGSHTNVLQHIYGFVKDKLDAEDRRELLEVFEEYRCGRIPLIVPLTLLRHHLRRHPDGYIERQYYLDPHPRELMLRNLI from the coding sequence ATGGAACACAATCGGGATACGCCGGCGCCGGATGTCCCCCGCATCACCCTCGGCATCAGCAGCTGTCTGCTCGGGGAGACGGTGCGCTTCGACGGCAACCACAAGTACAACGGCTACATCGCCGAGACCCTGGGACAGGTATTCGAGTTCCGTCCCTATTGTCCCGAGGTGGCGATCGGGCTCGGTGTACCCCGTCCCCCGATCCGTCTGGTGGCGACGCCGGACGGCACCCGCGCGCGCGGTGTCGATGATCCGACGCGAGATGTGACCGCGGCGCTGACCGACTGCGGCTTGCGGTTCGCCGCGCAGCTGGACGGCATCAGCGGCTACCTGTTCAAGAAGGGCTCGCCGAGCTGCGGCATGGAACGGGTGCGGCGATACAGTGAGGAGGGCCAGCCTGTCCCGGGCGACGGGGCGGGGATCTTCGCCCGCACTCTGATGGCGCAGTGCCCGGAGCTGCCGGCGGAGGAGGAGGGACGCCTGATGGACCCGGTGCTGCGGGAGAATTTCGTCGAGCGGGTGTTCGTCTATCACCGCTGGCAGCAGCTCGGCCGTGGAGGCCTCACCGCGGCCGGGCTGGTGGATTTCCACACCCGCCACAAATTCATCCTGCTGGCCCACGACGAGCCGGCCTACCGCGCGCTCGGGCGACTCGTCGCACAGGCCGGCGCGCGCCCCATACCGGGTCTGGGGCGGGAATACCTCGGCGCCATAATGGCGGCGCTGAAAAAACCCGCGCGCGCCGGGAGTCACACCAACGTGCTGCAGCACATCTACGGCTTCGTCAAGGACAAGCTCGACGCGGAGGACAGGCGTGAGCTGCTGGAGGTGTTCGAGGAGTACCGGTGCGGGAGGATCCCGCTGATCGTTCCGCTGACCCTGCTGCGGCACCACCTGCGGCGGCATCCCGACGGCTACATCGAGCGCCAGTATTACCTCGATCCCCATCCGCGCGAACTGATGTTGCGCAACCTGATCTAG
- a CDS encoding penicillin-binding protein activator LpoB, producing the protein MKAMFRTMGPALLAALVLGGCATKVERMEPGEAVDLSGKWNDTDSRLVSEEMIRDVLSHRWVGDFSQGHAGARPAVIVGEIRNLSHEHISVVTFVNDLEREIINSGRVDFVASRDERADIRAERKDQDLNASEETRKPMGQELGADFMLKGDISTILDTEGKQQVRYYQVDLTLISLADNRKVWVGQKKIKKLVTKPGLRL; encoded by the coding sequence ATGAAGGCGATGTTCAGAACGATGGGGCCGGCGCTGCTGGCGGCGCTGGTGCTGGGAGGGTGTGCCACCAAGGTGGAGCGCATGGAACCCGGCGAGGCGGTTGACCTGAGCGGTAAATGGAACGACACCGATTCGCGCCTGGTGTCGGAGGAGATGATCCGCGACGTGTTGTCGCACCGCTGGGTGGGGGATTTCAGCCAGGGCCACGCGGGCGCGCGTCCCGCCGTCATCGTCGGCGAGATCCGCAACCTCAGCCACGAGCACATCAGCGTGGTGACCTTCGTCAACGACCTCGAGCGCGAGATCATCAATTCCGGGAGGGTCGATTTCGTCGCCTCGCGCGATGAGCGCGCGGACATCCGCGCGGAGCGCAAGGACCAGGATCTGAACGCCAGCGAGGAGACCCGCAAGCCCATGGGCCAGGAGCTCGGCGCGGACTTCATGCTCAAGGGAGACATCAGCACCATCCTCGACACCGAGGGCAAGCAGCAGGTGCGTTACTACCAGGTCGACCTCACCCTGATCAGCCTCGCCGACAACCGCAAGGTGTGGGTGGGGCAGAAGAAGATCAAGAAGCTGGTGACGAAGCCGGGGCTGCGCCTCTGA